The Nitrospira sp. genome contains a region encoding:
- a CDS encoding response regulator: MRPATILIIEDHTSVRTLLALNLEDAGYQVCEAADGRQGLERFRAQPVDLVITDLEMPEMNGLEVILELTRAFLDVKVIAMSGHSADELQKAKLLGARHTFPKPLDLEALLYAVQYELQH, encoded by the coding sequence ATGAGACCGGCCACCATCCTGATCATTGAGGATCACACGTCGGTTCGGACTCTGCTGGCACTAAATCTTGAAGATGCCGGCTATCAGGTTTGTGAGGCCGCCGATGGCCGGCAGGGACTCGAACGGTTTCGGGCGCAGCCCGTAGATTTGGTCATCACGGATCTGGAGATGCCGGAGATGAACGGCCTGGAAGTCATCTTGGAGTTGACCCGGGCGTTCTTGGACGTGAAGGTCATTGCCATGAGCGGGCACTCCGCAGATGAACTCCAGAAGGCAAAGCTCCTCGGGGCTCGGCATACCTTTCCAAAACCTCTGGACCTCGAGGCGTTGCTATACGCAGTGCAGTATGAACTGCAGCACTAG
- a CDS encoding Slp family lipoprotein: protein MTAQSAKLNSMRIPLHRLTQILFLSALCVLVGCTVVPRKYLKEADPSFRLSSLAAEPERYQRRLVVWGAVIVKEEIRGGNLWLHVKNRPLNENYRPQLPPSPTDHEGGWYWIVVKNHHTLPSSYRHWADMTIVGRVIGVGPEGQPLLKLIYARGWGMSSEHDGVWEHSVDENYGPTTPPELIRESDPFP, encoded by the coding sequence ATGACTGCTCAGAGCGCGAAACTCAACAGTATGCGGATTCCCTTGCACAGATTGACTCAGATTCTCTTTCTATCGGCCCTGTGCGTGCTCGTCGGGTGCACCGTTGTGCCGCGAAAATATCTGAAGGAAGCGGACCCGAGTTTCAGGTTGTCATCGCTGGCGGCCGAGCCCGAGCGTTATCAACGTCGGCTGGTCGTATGGGGGGCTGTCATCGTGAAGGAGGAAATCCGGGGTGGAAACCTTTGGTTGCACGTCAAGAATCGCCCGCTCAATGAGAATTACCGGCCACAGCTTCCTCCCAGCCCAACCGATCACGAAGGCGGGTGGTATTGGATCGTCGTAAAAAACCATCACACATTGCCCAGTTCCTACCGGCATTGGGCCGATATGACCATCGTCGGTCGTGTCATCGGGGTGGGTCCGGAAGGCCAGCCACTCTTGAAGTTGATATATGCACGCGGGTGGGGCATGTCCTCAGAACATGATGGAGTGTGGGAACACAGTGTGGATGAGAACTACGGACCCACGACTCCGCCCGAGCTCATTCGTGAATCGGACCCATTCCCATAA
- a CDS encoding sulfurtransferase, which translates to MRKICWSLAVIGVVVVPFVHVLGFAQNYPSSVTQKVLSAQRDVRTIGMPEYRKIVDNPANALIIDVREPDEYAAGHVPGAINIPRGMLEFQIWKQVGFPAKSELDKPLYLQCSSGNRAALAAKSLRELGFTDVTAVVMSLDEWQKAANPFVK; encoded by the coding sequence ATGAGAAAAATCTGTTGGTCACTCGCCGTTATTGGGGTCGTTGTGGTCCCATTTGTTCATGTCCTCGGGTTTGCGCAAAACTATCCTTCAAGTGTCACTCAGAAGGTACTTTCCGCGCAACGGGACGTGAGGACCATCGGTATGCCTGAGTACCGAAAGATCGTTGATAATCCTGCCAATGCGCTGATCATCGATGTTCGTGAGCCCGACGAGTACGCAGCGGGGCATGTGCCGGGCGCAATTAACATTCCGCGCGGCATGCTCGAATTCCAGATTTGGAAACAGGTCGGCTTTCCTGCCAAGAGTGAACTCGACAAGCCGCTGTATCTTCAATGCTCGAGTGGCAACCGTGCCGCTCTCGCGGCGAAATCCCTTAGGGAACTGGGTTTTACCGACGTCACTGCCGTGGTGATGAGCCTAGACGAATGGCAAAAGGCTGCCAATCCGTTTGTGAAGTAG
- the crcB gene encoding fluoride efflux transporter CrcB: protein MGSHQALAFLLVFIGGGIGSTLRHAANLIGASLFGLNIPAGTLFVNISGSLVMGLLAGWFAFRGHSDQLTRLFLTTGIIGGFTTFSAFSLEAALLLERGQTVGATLYVIGSVVTAIAGVFAGIAIIRAIVG from the coding sequence ATGGGAAGTCATCAGGCACTTGCGTTTCTGCTGGTATTTATTGGCGGTGGCATTGGTTCGACGCTGCGGCACGCAGCCAATCTGATTGGCGCGTCTTTGTTTGGCCTCAATATTCCTGCCGGTACACTGTTCGTCAATATCAGCGGGTCGCTCGTAATGGGATTACTTGCGGGTTGGTTTGCTTTCCGTGGACACAGTGACCAGTTGACGCGGCTGTTCTTGACGACAGGAATTATCGGCGGGTTCACCACGTTTTCAGCTTTTTCACTGGAAGCAGCGTTGCTGTTGGAGCGCGGTCAAACTGTAGGCGCAACGCTGTACGTCATAGGCTCTGTTGTCACCGCAATAGCCGGAGTTTTCGCTGGCATCGCGATCATTCGGGCCATAGTTGGTTGA
- the rpsT gene encoding 30S ribosomal protein S20, with the protein MPQTHKSTIRRARQAERRHERNRATINTVKTLIKKVQSAVAGKKADEAKTSLLEATSAIGKAVSKGVLHPNTASRRVSRLALRVNALSGSGS; encoded by the coding sequence ATGCCTCAGACTCACAAATCGACTATTCGACGAGCTCGCCAAGCCGAGCGGCGTCATGAGCGGAATCGTGCCACCATCAACACGGTCAAGACGCTGATCAAGAAAGTGCAGTCCGCCGTGGCCGGAAAGAAGGCGGATGAGGCCAAGACCAGCTTGCTGGAAGCCACCTCGGCGATCGGAAAAGCCGTTTCGAAAGGTGTCCTTCATCCTAACACTGCCTCCCGCCGTGTGTCGCGTCTGGCGCTTCGTGTCAACGCTCTGTCCGGTTCCGGCTCTTAA
- the pyrF gene encoding orotidine-5'-phosphate decarboxylase — protein sequence MVKIAARDRLIFALDVPSAADADRLLDRLHGHISFVKVGLELYTAAGPEMVKRIVERGMRVFLDLKFLDIEETVRRATSRVAGMGVDFLTVHANRKALTAAVQGREGSSLKLLAVTVLTNFDGQDLREMGIQRTVQDLVTARALLASEVGCDGVVASGEEASAIRQKVGPRFAIVTPGVRPTGKGVDDHARATTPTQTIASGADYLVIGRPIRDAADPPATVDAVLAEMQAAFDARQ from the coding sequence ATGGTGAAAATTGCAGCGCGCGACCGACTCATCTTTGCGTTGGATGTGCCTTCAGCGGCAGACGCCGATCGACTCTTGGATCGACTCCACGGGCACATTTCTTTCGTGAAAGTCGGCCTTGAGCTCTATACGGCGGCAGGCCCTGAGATGGTGAAGCGGATTGTGGAACGAGGAATGCGGGTGTTCCTCGACCTGAAGTTTCTGGATATCGAAGAAACGGTCCGTCGCGCGACGAGCCGGGTTGCGGGGATGGGCGTGGATTTCCTCACCGTCCATGCCAATCGCAAAGCGCTCACCGCGGCCGTGCAAGGGCGGGAAGGTTCATCGCTGAAGCTGCTGGCCGTGACCGTGTTGACCAACTTCGACGGCCAGGATCTGCGGGAGATGGGGATACAACGGACGGTTCAGGACCTGGTCACGGCGAGGGCATTGCTCGCCTCGGAAGTCGGCTGTGACGGTGTCGTGGCGTCCGGTGAAGAAGCGTCAGCCATCAGGCAGAAAGTCGGACCTCGTTTTGCGATCGTCACGCCGGGAGTCCGGCCGACCGGCAAGGGGGTGGACGATCATGCGAGAGCGACGACCCCCACGCAAACGATTGCGTCCGGCGCAGACTATCTGGTGATCGGTCGGCCGATTCGTGATGCGGCAGACCCACCGGCAACCGTCGACGCCGTTCTGGCCGAAATGCAAGCGGCGTTCGATGCACGACAGTAA
- a CDS encoding nucleotidyl transferase AbiEii/AbiGii toxin family protein, translated as MSAEPFLHDHKDFKDLLSIVSRKHNIVPQLVEKDYWIMHCLWGIQKQDLSFELKGGTSLSKGFGVIERFSEDIDIRINPPAGMDVKCGRNHDKDIHVESRLRFFEWVKDTLKIPGIVSIERDTAHDDKIQCRNGGIRMRYTSHFTPLSDTKDGILLEVGFDDTTPNQPMTISSWAYDHASAMVPCHDTRAIDVKCYCIEYTFVEKLQAVSTKFRQQQQNGGFPTNFMRHYYDIYQLLARSEVQRFIGTSEYEVRKEQRFRPGDNRKISENEAFLLRNPVTREFYTKQYQTTQSLYYKGQVPFDDILARIAQHIDRL; from the coding sequence ATGTCCGCTGAACCCTTCCTACACGACCATAAAGACTTCAAAGACCTGCTCAGTATCGTCTCCAGGAAACACAACATCGTTCCTCAGCTTGTCGAGAAAGACTATTGGATCATGCACTGCCTATGGGGTATACAGAAGCAAGATCTAAGCTTTGAACTCAAAGGAGGGACTTCTCTTTCAAAAGGATTCGGAGTGATTGAGCGGTTCTCTGAAGACATCGACATCCGTATAAACCCACCAGCAGGGATGGATGTAAAGTGCGGGAGGAACCACGACAAGGATATCCATGTCGAATCGCGCCTGAGGTTTTTCGAGTGGGTTAAGGACACCCTTAAGATACCGGGCATCGTGTCCATCGAACGTGATACTGCTCACGACGATAAAATACAGTGCCGTAATGGCGGCATTCGCATGCGTTACACCAGCCATTTCACCCCTCTATCCGATACGAAGGATGGAATCCTGCTGGAAGTCGGTTTTGACGATACAACCCCCAATCAACCTATGACCATCTCGTCTTGGGCGTATGACCATGCGAGCGCAATGGTGCCCTGCCATGACACCCGCGCCATTGATGTAAAGTGTTACTGCATCGAATATACCTTTGTCGAAAAGCTGCAAGCTGTGTCGACAAAATTTCGCCAGCAACAACAAAATGGTGGCTTCCCAACGAACTTCATGCGCCATTACTACGACATATATCAACTATTGGCGCGATCTGAAGTACAGAGGTTCATAGGAACCTCAGAATATGAAGTCCGTAAGGAACAACGCTTCCGGCCAGGTGATAACAGGAAGATCAGCGAGAACGAGGCATTCTTATTGAGAAATCCTGTAACGAGGGAATTTTACACCAAGCAGTACCAAACGACACAATCCTTGTATTACAAGGGCCAAGTACCGTTCGATGATATCTTGGCGAGGATTGCGCAACATATTGATCGCCTATAA